A single window of Alosa alosa isolate M-15738 ecotype Scorff River chromosome 11, AALO_Geno_1.1, whole genome shotgun sequence DNA harbors:
- the camk1db gene encoding calcium/calmodulin-dependent protein kinase 1Db isoform X1 — MMARVDQEPVNGSWKKRVNDIHDTFEFKETLGTGAFSEVVLAKEKATGKRFAVKCIPKKALRGKESSIENEIAVLRKIKHENIVALEDIYESSHHLYLIMQLVSGGELFDRIVERGFYTEQDASILIKQVLNAVNYLHEMGIVHRDLKPENLLYFSDEDESKIMISDFGLSKIESADVMSTACGTPGYVAPEVLAQKPYGKAVDCWSIGVIAYILLCGYPPFYDENDSKLFEQILKAEYEFDAPYWDDISDSAKDFISNLMQKDPEKRLTCEEALQHPWIAGDTALSKNIHESVSRQIKKNFAKSKWRQAFNATAVIRHMRRLQLSSSLNSSVDATSPRLDSHPSMPLKSQSVDCAPVIHNEFLVNVVSAAPATPAACSIESTSSTSSAEPRRTRPSTVTTIHTGSK; from the exons ATGATGGCCAGGGTGGACCAAGAACCTGTGAATGGATCTTGGAAAAAGCGGGTCAATGACATCCACGATACATTCGAGTTCAAGGAGACCCTTGGCAC cgGGGCGTTCTCTGAAGTAGTCCTTGCCAAGGAGAAGGCTACAGGGAAGAGGTTTGCGGTGAAGTGTATCCCCAAGAAGGCGTTGAGGGGGAAGGAGAGCAGCATTGAAAATGAAATAGCCGTGCTCAGGAA GATAAAGCATGAGAACATTGTTGCCTTGGAAGATATCTATGAAAGTTCACATCATTTGTACCTCATCATGCAGCT AGTGTCTGGGGGGGAGCTCTTTGATCGTATTGTTGAGAGGGGATTCTACACAGAGCAGGATGCCAGCATATTAATCAAGCAGGTCTTGAATGCCGTTAACTACCTCCATGAAATGGGCATAGTCCACCGAGATCTCAAG CCAGAGAACCTGTTATACTTCAGTGATGAAGATGAGTCCAAGATCATGATCAGTGATTTTGGCCTGTCTAAGATTGAGAGCGCAGATGTCATGTCAACTGCGTGTGGGACTCCAGGATATGTTG CACCTGAGGTTCTGGCCCAGAAACCCTATGGGAAAGCAGTGGACTGCTGGTCTATTGGAGTCATCGCATATATTTT ATTGTGTGGATATCCTCCATTTTATGATGAGAATGACTCTAAGCTCTTTGAGCAGATTTTAAAGGCAGAATATGAGTTTGATGCACCATACTGGGATGATATATCAGATTCAG CTAAAGATTTTATCAGCAATCTGATGCAGAAAGATCCAGAGAAGCGATTAACATGTGAAGAGGCTCTGCAGCATCCATG GATAGCTGGAGACACTGCACTTTCCAAGAACATCCATGAATCTGTCAGTCGACAGATTAAGAAAAATTTTGCAAAAAGCAAATGGAGG CAAGCCTTCAACGCCACAGCGGTGATCCGCCACATGCGCCGCTTGCAACTGAGCAGTAGTCTGAATAGCAGCGTGGACGCCACCTCACCCCGGCTGGACAGTCACCCCTCCATGCCGCTTAAGAGCCAATCTGTGGACTGCGCGCCAGTGATCCACAATGAAT TCTTGGTAAATGTGGTTTCAGCTGCGCCAGCCACACCAGCAGCCTGCAGCATTGAGTCGACCAGCTCCACAAGCTCAGCCGAACCCCGCCGGACAAGACCCTCAACCGTCACCACCATTCACACCGGCAGCAAATGA
- the camk1db gene encoding calcium/calmodulin-dependent protein kinase 1Db isoform X2 codes for MMARVDQEPVNGSWKKRVNDIHDTFEFKETLGTGAFSEVVLAKEKATGKRFAVKCIPKKALRGKESSIENEIAVLRKIKHENIVALEDIYESSHHLYLIMQLVSGGELFDRIVERGFYTEQDASILIKQVLNAVNYLHEMGIVHRDLKPENLLYFSDEDESKIMISDFGLSKIESADVMSTACGTPGYVAPEVLAQKPYGKAVDCWSIGVIAYILLCGYPPFYDENDSKLFEQILKAEYEFDAPYWDDISDSAKDFISNLMQKDPEKRLTCEEALQHPWIAGDTALSKNIHESVSRQIKKNFAKSKWRQAFNATAVIRHMRRLQLSSSLNSSVDATSPRLDSHPSMPLKSQSVDCAPVIHNESAPATPAACSIESTSSTSSAEPRRTRPSTVTTIHTGSK; via the exons ATGATGGCCAGGGTGGACCAAGAACCTGTGAATGGATCTTGGAAAAAGCGGGTCAATGACATCCACGATACATTCGAGTTCAAGGAGACCCTTGGCAC cgGGGCGTTCTCTGAAGTAGTCCTTGCCAAGGAGAAGGCTACAGGGAAGAGGTTTGCGGTGAAGTGTATCCCCAAGAAGGCGTTGAGGGGGAAGGAGAGCAGCATTGAAAATGAAATAGCCGTGCTCAGGAA GATAAAGCATGAGAACATTGTTGCCTTGGAAGATATCTATGAAAGTTCACATCATTTGTACCTCATCATGCAGCT AGTGTCTGGGGGGGAGCTCTTTGATCGTATTGTTGAGAGGGGATTCTACACAGAGCAGGATGCCAGCATATTAATCAAGCAGGTCTTGAATGCCGTTAACTACCTCCATGAAATGGGCATAGTCCACCGAGATCTCAAG CCAGAGAACCTGTTATACTTCAGTGATGAAGATGAGTCCAAGATCATGATCAGTGATTTTGGCCTGTCTAAGATTGAGAGCGCAGATGTCATGTCAACTGCGTGTGGGACTCCAGGATATGTTG CACCTGAGGTTCTGGCCCAGAAACCCTATGGGAAAGCAGTGGACTGCTGGTCTATTGGAGTCATCGCATATATTTT ATTGTGTGGATATCCTCCATTTTATGATGAGAATGACTCTAAGCTCTTTGAGCAGATTTTAAAGGCAGAATATGAGTTTGATGCACCATACTGGGATGATATATCAGATTCAG CTAAAGATTTTATCAGCAATCTGATGCAGAAAGATCCAGAGAAGCGATTAACATGTGAAGAGGCTCTGCAGCATCCATG GATAGCTGGAGACACTGCACTTTCCAAGAACATCCATGAATCTGTCAGTCGACAGATTAAGAAAAATTTTGCAAAAAGCAAATGGAGG CAAGCCTTCAACGCCACAGCGGTGATCCGCCACATGCGCCGCTTGCAACTGAGCAGTAGTCTGAATAGCAGCGTGGACGCCACCTCACCCCGGCTGGACAGTCACCCCTCCATGCCGCTTAAGAGCCAATCTGTGGACTGCGCGCCAGTGATCCACAATGAAT CTGCGCCAGCCACACCAGCAGCCTGCAGCATTGAGTCGACCAGCTCCACAAGCTCAGCCGAACCCCGCCGGACAAGACCCTCAACCGTCACCACCATTCACACCGGCAGCAAATGA
- the ucmab gene encoding unique cartilage matrix-associated protein — protein MSWTRPALLALLAVLVALTLSNGAQLSSSAVSDDKTDYKAAGPQGAMKRIFMPETDAFNFFRRRSRRAVKSQDELNAEQRQRLAADERMKEYHENQRSKYENYAEEEGDEQDERSREGGEQYREFHYDGIDQS, from the exons ATGTCCTGGACACGTCCAGCGCTGCTGGCTTTACTTGCTGTCCTTGTTGCCTTGACGT TGTCCAATGGGGCTCAGCTCAGCAGTTCAGCTGTGTCTGATGATAAGACAGACTACAAGGCAGCTGGCCCTCAAG GTGCAATGAAGAGAATCTTCATGCCTGAGACAGACGCGTTTAACTTTTTCAGACGTCGGAGCAGGAGAGCTGTGAAGTCCCAGGATGAGCTCAATG CTGAGCAGAGGCAGAGGCTGGCAGCAGACGAACGCATGAAGGAGTACCACGAGAACCAGAGAAGCAAGTACGAGAACTACGCAGAGGAGGAAGGGGACG AGCAGGATGAGAGGTCCCGTGAGGGCGGTGAGCAGTACCGAGAATTCCACTATGATGGCATCGATCAATCCTAA